GCTGCCGAGGCGCAGGCGCAGCAGATGCAGTTCCAGCACGCCGACGTGGGCGGCTACGGCGCCGACGAGGAAGCCGCGCAGGCGCGCGCGATGGCCGGTGGCAACGATGCCTTCGCCAATGTCGGCCGCAATGACCTTTGCCCCTGCGGCAGCGGCAAGAAGTACAAGCACTGCCATGGGCAGATCGCCTGACCGCAGGTCGCATTGCTCGAAAGCCCCTTTCCCGCGTGCGGGAGAGGGGTCGGAGTGAGGGCAGGGCGCCGACAGCGCCGACACCATGACCGGTCACCCCCCTCCAGCAGCTTCCACGCACCTCGACAGCAGCAGCGCGAGGCTGCCAACGCGCATCGTTGAAGTGGTTGCCGGTGTGATCCGCGATGCCCGCGGGCGTTTCCTGCTGGCACGCCGCACCGAAGGCCGTGACCTTGCCGGCCTGTGGGAATTCCCGGGTGGCAAGCACGAGCCCGGCGAGTCGGCCGAGGCCGCGCTTGCGCGCGAGCTCCACGAAGAACTCGGAATCGACGTCGAGCTCGGCCCGCCGCTCATCACGGTGCCGCAGGTCTATCCCGACAAGCGCCTGCGCCTGGACGTGCGCATCATCGCCCGCTGGCGCGGCACGGCTCGCGGTCGCGAAGGACAGGCCCTGGTGTGGGTGCCGCCGCACAAGCTGGCCAGCTACGCCATGCCGCCGGCGGATCGCCCGGTGGTGGCGGCCCTGCTCCAGCCCTCGCACTACCTGGTGACGCCAACGCCCGGCGACGACGACGCGCAATGGTTGCTGGAACTCGAAGCGGCGCTGGCGGCCGGCGTCCGTCGCGTCCAGCTGCGGGCACCGGGCCTGGATCCCGCACGCTGGCGGTCATTGGCCAGACAGGCCGTGCAGCTTTGCCACCGCGCGGGGGCCGAAGTCCTGGTCAACGCCGATATCGCGCTCGCCCGCGAACTGGGCGTCGGGCTGCACCTGCCATCCGTGCTGCTGCATGCACAGGGCGAGCGTCCACCCCCGCCGGAGTTGCCGCTGGCCGCGTCCTGCCACGGCCTGGAGGACCTGGTCGCGGCGCAGGCCCTGGCCTGCGACTTCGTCGTCCTTGGCAGCGTGAAGGCGACACCTAGCCACCCGGAGATTGCCGGCATCGGCTGGGACGCCTTTGCGGCCCTGCGCGAGCAGGTATCCCTGCCGATCTACGCCATCGGCGGCCTGGGTCCCGGCGACCTGGACGAAGCCCGCACGCACGGCGCACAAGGCATCGCCGCCATCCGCAGCCTCTGGCCCTGAAAGGTAGCCCGGGTAAGCGAAGCGCACCCGGGGAAGCCCAACCCGAACCCGCCGCCCCTAACCCCCAACCGACGCCAGCAACCGATACCTGCGATCCAGCGCCACGATCGGCGCGTCGAGTGCCTCCATCGCCCCATCATTGACCAGCACATCGTCGGCAATGGCGAGCCGCTGGGTCCGCGTGGCCTGCGCAGCGATCATCCTGTCCGCCAGGGCAGCATCGGCCCCGTCGCGCGCCATCAATCGCGCGCGCTGCACCGCTACCGGCACGTCGACCACCAGGATGCGCGCCAGCCAGGGATAGGTTTCGCGGCCACCGCCTTCGGCCAGCAAGGGGATTGCCGCGATCGCATAGGGCCCGGGAGCCGCCAGGCAAGCCGCGTTCAGTGCGGCGCGAACGCGAGGATGGATGATCGCCTCCAGCTGCCGCCTCGCCGCGTCATCGCCGAAGACCCGCTGACGCATGGCCGCGCGGTCGAGGCCACCGTCGGCAGTCAGGACGTCGCGGCCGAACGAAGCGACCACCTCGGCCAGCCCGTCCGATCCGGGCGCCACCGCAGCGCGGGCGGCCACGTCCGCATCGGCCACGAGAACCCCGAGTTCTTCGAAGCGGCGCGTGACCACGCTCTTGCCGGAGGCGACCCCGCCCGTGATGCCGATGATGAAATCGCTCATGCGCGGATCATATAAGCCCCGGTCCCGATTGCGGGAGCAGGGCGCGTCGTGGGCCGCGCGGGCTCAGCGCAGGCCAGAGATCCGCAGGTAGGTGCCGACGATCTGCTCGCCCCAGAAGAAGGTGATCCACCCGGCAACGGCCAGGTAGGGGCCGAACGGAATGGGCGTGGCACGGTCGCGGCCCTTCATCGCCAGCCAGATCGACCCGATGATCGCCCCGACAAGGGACGACAGCAGGATCGTCGGCAGGATGCCCTTGAGGCCGGTCCAGGCGCCGATTGCAGCCAGCAGCTTGAAATCGCCGTGGCCCATGCCTTCCTTGCCGGTGATCTGCTTGAACAGCCACCAGACGATCCACAGGCTCAGATACCCGGCAACGGCGCCGAGCAGGGCCGGTTTGGCCGGGAAGTAGAGGTTGTCGGACGCGGCTATCAGGCCCAGCCACATCAATGGCAGGGTCAACTGGTCCGGCAGCAACTGCGTGCGCAGGTCGATGCCCGACAGCACGATCAGGAAACAGGTGAAGACGATCGCGCCAAAGCCCTGCCAGCCGAAGCCGAAGCGCCAGACGCAGGCGACCACCAGCAGCATCGTCAGCAGCTCGACCAGCGGGTACTGCGGCGAGATCGGCGTCTTGCAGTTGCGGCAGCGACCGCGCAGCGCCAGGTAGCTGAACACCGGGATGTTCTCGTACCAGGCCAGCTGGTGCTTGCAGTGCGGGCAGTGCGAACGCTCGATCACGATCCCGGGTGGCGGCGGATCGTAGGTCTCCGGCTCGCCCAGGACTTCGCGGCTGTCGCGGCGCCACTGCCACTCCAGCCGCTTGGGCAGGCGCAGGATCACCACATTGAGGAAGCTGCCGACCAACAGGCCGAGCCCGGCCGCCAGCGGGAAGCCGATGGCGGGGTTCTGATCTAGGAATGCCATGCGGAATTAAAGCATCGGTGTGGTGATTAGACCACCGCCGCCAGCTTGAAGATCGGCAGGTACATGGCGATGACCATGCCGCCGACGATCACGCCCAGGAACACCATGATCAGGGGTTCGAGCAGGCTGGCCAGCGCGTCGACGGCGTTGTTGACCTCCTGCTCGTAGAACTCGGCGACCTTGAAGAGCATCGTGTCGAGTGCGCCGGCCTCTTCGCCGATCGCGGTCATCTGCGTGACCATGTGCGGGAAAAGGTTGACCTGTTTCATCGCCACATTGACCGGGTACCCGACCGAGACGTCGTCCCTGATCTGGTGCACGGCATCCTCATAGACGATGTTGCCGGTGGCCCCTGCGACGGTATCAAGCGCCTCGACGAGCGGAACGCCGGCCTTGAAGGTCACTGCCAGCGTGCGCGAGAAGCGCGCGATGGCCGAGTTGTGCATGATCTGGCCGACGACCGGGACCTTGAGGGTCATGCGGTCGAGGAACCGCGAGAACGCCACGGAGCGCTTCTTGGCCATGATGAAGCTGGCAATCGTGCCTGCGATGGCGCCGAAAACCAGCCACCAGTAGGCAACCATGAAGTCGCTTGCCGAGATGATCAGCTTCGTGAAAGCGGGCAGGTCCGCGCCGAATCCCTTGAACACTTCCTCGAACTGGGGCACCACGAACACCAGCAGGATCGAGCTGACGATCAATGCGACCGCCACCACCATGGCCGGGTAGAACATCGCCTTCTTGATCTTGCCCTTGAGCGCTTCAAGGTTTTCCTTGTAGGTCGCGACGGTGTCGAGCACCGTTTCGAGCACGCCGGCCGATTCACCGGCCTTGACCAGGTTCCGGTAAAGTTCGTCGAACTGGACCGGGTGCTTGCACAGCCCTTCGTACAGCGAAGAGCCGCTTTCGATATCGGAGCGCACCGTGTTGACCAGCTTCGTCATCCGCGGATTCTTGTTGCCGTTGGCGATGATCTCCATCGCACCGACGATCGGGACGCCCGACTTCATCATCGTCGCGATCTGGCGACTGAAGATGGCGATGTCGAGTGGGGTGATGCGCTTGCCGGCCGCGCCAAACAGCGGCTTGCCCTTGGGCTTGACTACGTTGGGCTTGATGCCCTGCTTGCGCAGTTCGGCGCGCAGGGCATTGGCGTTCTTGGCCTGCTGTTCGCCTTTCATCACCTTGCCGCGCTTGTCGGTGCCCTGCCAGGTGAAAATCGGCATGGCGTCGGCGCGGCGCACGGGGTTGGGCTTGGTGGCAATGCGAGTCGCGGACATGGTTTAGTCCTTGGTTACACGGTTGATTTCGGCGAGGCTGGTAACGCCATTCTTCACTTTCACAAGTGCGGATTGACGCAAGTCGTTGATGCCGGAGCGCAGGGCAGCGTCCGCAATCTGCATTGCATTTCCGCCGGCGAGCACGATCGCCTGGATCTCGTCGCTCATCGGCATTACCTGGTAGATGCCGGTACGGCCCTTGTAGCCTTCGGTGCAATCCTGGCAGCCGACGGCTTCGTAGATCTTGATCCCGTCCGCAATTTCTTCCGGCTTGAAGCCTTCGGCCAGCAATGCATGCTCGGGCAGATGCACTTCGCGCTTGCAGTCGTGCAGACGGCGCGCCAGTCGCTGGGCGATCACGAGGGTGACCGAGGAGGTGATGTTGAACGGCGCCACGCCCATGTTCATGAGGCGGGCGATGGTCTGCGGCGCGTCGTTGGTGTGCAGGGTGGACAGCACCATGTGGCCGGTCTGCGCGGCCTTGATGGCGATCTCGGCCGTTTCCAGGTCGCGGATTTCGCCGACCATGATCACGTCCGGGTCCTGGCGCAGGAAGCTTCGCAGCGCAGCGGCGAAGGTCATGCCGCGCTTGACGTTCATCTGCACCTGATTGATGCCCGGCACGCGGATTTCGACCGGGTCCTCGACCGTGGAGATATTGCGCTGCTCGTCGTTGAGGATGTTCAGGCCGGTGTACAGCGACACGGTCTTGCCCGAGCCGGTCGGACCGGTGACCAGCACCATGCCGTAGGGCTTGGCAAGCGCCTGCTCATAGAGGGCGCGCTGGTCGTCTTCGTAGCCGAGCTTGTCGATGCCCAGCTTGGCGGCGCTGCCGTCGAGGATACGCATCACCACTTTTTCGCCGAACAGGGTCGGCAGGGTGCTGACGCGGAAGTCGATCTGCTTGGTCTTGGAGATGTTGAGCTTGATGCGGCCGTCCTGCGGCACGCGCTTCTCGGCGATGTCCAGCTGCGCCATCACCTTGACGCGGGCGGCGATGCGGGCCTGCAGGCTGGGCGGCACCTTGGCGACCTGCTTGAGCAGGCCGTCAATGCGCAGGCGCACGCGGTATTCGGTTTCGTAGGGCTCGAAATGGATGTCGGAGGCGCCCTTGCGGATGGCATCCACCAGCACCTTGTTGACGAACTTCACTACCGGTGTGTCGTCGGTCTTGACGTCGACGCCAGTTTCGTTGGCCAGGTCGGCATCGCCCGCCGTGACGTCCAGCGACTCCAGGCCATCCTGGTCACCGACGCTGTCGGCCAGGGCGTCGCTCGCTTCCAGCCACGTTTCGATACAGCGTTTGATGCGGTCTTCGTCGACCAGGATCGGCTCGATCGCCAGGTTGGTCTGGAACTTGATCTCTTCCAGCGCCTGGTTGTTGGTCGGGTCGGCGATTCCGATGAAGAGGCGGTTGCCGCGCTTGAACAGCGGCAGCACCGAATGCTTGCGGACCAGCGCCTCACTGACCACCTTTATGGCCGACTGCGCCGGGTCGAATGCAGTGGCATCCAGGATCGGCACGCCGAATTCGATCGAATTGGCGGCAGCGAGCTGGGCGGCCGTCACCAGTCGCTTCTCCGCGAGGTAACCGGCGATCGGCTGCTTCAGGCTGCTGGCTGTCGCCAGGGCCTGGCGGGCGACTGCATCGTCCAGTGCCCCGTCCAGCACAAGGCGCCGGGCAATGCCGGTGATCCCCACCAGATTGGCAGTGGCAACGGTGCTCATGGAGCCCCCTGTGATTCCCCGACCGGACTGTACCGCAATCCTGTTGCCTGGGGAGCGGACCGCGCGCACGTTTGTGCAGTTCCACGACCCGGCCCCCATTAATAAAACAGGGACGCCTGCACCTTCCTGGGGGAGCCCCGATCGCCTACTCTGTGACAAAGGGGGAGGGGATGCGCGTTTCTGTAGTACTACCTGCAAAGAACGAAGCCGAAGGCCTGGCCAGGACACTGCCCGCGCTGCGGGAGCAATGGCCCGAGGCCGAGATCATCGTGGTCGACGATGGGTCCAGCGACGAAACCGCCGCGGTGGCGACCGGGCACGGTGCGAGGGTGCTTTCCTCGCCCTACTCGATGGGTAACGGCGCAGCGATCAAGCGCGGCGCGCGGGCGGCCACCGGCGACGTGATCGTGTTCATGGATGCCGACGGACAGCACAGCGCGGCCCACATCGGGCAGTTGCTGGACAAGCTCGCCGAGGGCTTCGACATGGTCGTGGGCGCGCGCGATGGCTCGGGCCAGGCCAACTTCCATCGTGGACTGGCCAACGGTCTGTACAACCGGCTGGCGAGCTGGATGACCGGGCACTCCATCCTGGATCTGACGTCCGGTTTTCGCGCGGCGCGAGCCGACAGGTTCCGCGAGTTCCTGCACCTGCTGCCCAACGGATTCAGTTACCCCACCACCAGCACCATGGCCTTCTTCCGAAGCGCCTACCCGGTGGCCTACGTGCAGATTCCGGTGGCAAAGAGAGTGGGCAACGGAAGCCATATCCGTCCCCTGAAGGATGGAGTCCGCTTCCTGCTGATCATCTTCAAGATCGCGACCTTGTACTCGCCGCTCAAGTTGTTCGCGCCAGCCGGATTGGCATTCTTCCTCATCGGGTCGGGTTACTACGGCTGGACCTATGCGACCCAGGGCCGCTTCACGAACATGAGCGCCTTGTTGTTCAGTGCGGCGGTGATCATTTTCCTGATCGGTCTCATTTCCGAACAGATCACGTCGCTGTCCTACAGCCGCGGAAACAAGTAATGGCAGTGCTGGCTGCGCGAGCCCGGTCGTTCCTTCGGCGTTTGCGCAGCACGCCACTGCATCCCCAGTGGCTGGTGCCCGCCGACCTGCAATCGGCACCGGACTTTTTCAGCCGTGCCAATGGCGATGTGCTCGACATAGGATGCGCCGATCGCTGGGCGAGCCGACACCTGCCGCCGGGCACCCGCTACATCGGGCTTGATTACCCGGCCACGGGCGTGGCGCTGTATGGCGCCCGGCCGGACATCCTCGCCGACGCCGCCCAGTTGCCTCTTTCCGACGCCTCGATCGACACGGTGCTGTTGTTGGATGTTTTCGAGCATCTGCGCTGCCCGCGCGAAGCCTTGCAGGAGTGTCAGCGCGTCTTGCGGAGCGGCGGCCGCCTGCTGGTTTCCGTGCCGTTCCTCTATCCCGTGCACGATGCGCCGCACGACTACCAGCGACTGACCGTGCACGGACTCCGGCGCGATATCGAGCAAGCCGGTTTGCAGCTGGAATGGGTCAGGCACAGCAGCGGCTCGCTGGAATCGTCC
Above is a genomic segment from Lysobacter sp. S4-A87 containing:
- a CDS encoding Nudix family hydrolase; amino-acid sequence: MTGHPPPAASTHLDSSSARLPTRIVEVVAGVIRDARGRFLLARRTEGRDLAGLWEFPGGKHEPGESAEAALARELHEELGIDVELGPPLITVPQVYPDKRLRLDVRIIARWRGTARGREGQALVWVPPHKLASYAMPPADRPVVAALLQPSHYLVTPTPGDDDAQWLLELEAALAAGVRRVQLRAPGLDPARWRSLARQAVQLCHRAGAEVLVNADIALARELGVGLHLPSVLLHAQGERPPPPELPLAASCHGLEDLVAAQALACDFVVLGSVKATPSHPEIAGIGWDAFAALREQVSLPIYAIGGLGPGDLDEARTHGAQGIAAIRSLWP
- the coaE gene encoding dephospho-CoA kinase (Dephospho-CoA kinase (CoaE) performs the final step in coenzyme A biosynthesis.), whose amino-acid sequence is MSDFIIGITGGVASGKSVVTRRFEELGVLVADADVAARAAVAPGSDGLAEVVASFGRDVLTADGGLDRAAMRQRVFGDDAARRQLEAIIHPRVRAALNAACLAAPGPYAIAAIPLLAEGGGRETYPWLARILVVDVPVAVQRARLMARDGADAALADRMIAAQATRTQRLAIADDVLVNDGAMEALDAPIVALDRRYRLLASVGG
- a CDS encoding A24 family peptidase, coding for MAFLDQNPAIGFPLAAGLGLLVGSFLNVVILRLPKRLEWQWRRDSREVLGEPETYDPPPPGIVIERSHCPHCKHQLAWYENIPVFSYLALRGRCRNCKTPISPQYPLVELLTMLLVVACVWRFGFGWQGFGAIVFTCFLIVLSGIDLRTQLLPDQLTLPLMWLGLIAASDNLYFPAKPALLGAVAGYLSLWIVWWLFKQITGKEGMGHGDFKLLAAIGAWTGLKGILPTILLSSLVGAIIGSIWLAMKGRDRATPIPFGPYLAVAGWITFFWGEQIVGTYLRISGLR
- a CDS encoding type II secretion system F family protein; the protein is MSATRIATKPNPVRRADAMPIFTWQGTDKRGKVMKGEQQAKNANALRAELRKQGIKPNVVKPKGKPLFGAAGKRITPLDIAIFSRQIATMMKSGVPIVGAMEIIANGNKNPRMTKLVNTVRSDIESGSSLYEGLCKHPVQFDELYRNLVKAGESAGVLETVLDTVATYKENLEALKGKIKKAMFYPAMVVAVALIVSSILLVFVVPQFEEVFKGFGADLPAFTKLIISASDFMVAYWWLVFGAIAGTIASFIMAKKRSVAFSRFLDRMTLKVPVVGQIMHNSAIARFSRTLAVTFKAGVPLVEALDTVAGATGNIVYEDAVHQIRDDVSVGYPVNVAMKQVNLFPHMVTQMTAIGEEAGALDTMLFKVAEFYEQEVNNAVDALASLLEPLIMVFLGVIVGGMVIAMYLPIFKLAAVV
- the pilB gene encoding type IV-A pilus assembly ATPase PilB → MSTVATANLVGITGIARRLVLDGALDDAVARQALATASSLKQPIAGYLAEKRLVTAAQLAAANSIEFGVPILDATAFDPAQSAIKVVSEALVRKHSVLPLFKRGNRLFIGIADPTNNQALEEIKFQTNLAIEPILVDEDRIKRCIETWLEASDALADSVGDQDGLESLDVTAGDADLANETGVDVKTDDTPVVKFVNKVLVDAIRKGASDIHFEPYETEYRVRLRIDGLLKQVAKVPPSLQARIAARVKVMAQLDIAEKRVPQDGRIKLNISKTKQIDFRVSTLPTLFGEKVVMRILDGSAAKLGIDKLGYEDDQRALYEQALAKPYGMVLVTGPTGSGKTVSLYTGLNILNDEQRNISTVEDPVEIRVPGINQVQMNVKRGMTFAAALRSFLRQDPDVIMVGEIRDLETAEIAIKAAQTGHMVLSTLHTNDAPQTIARLMNMGVAPFNITSSVTLVIAQRLARRLHDCKREVHLPEHALLAEGFKPEEIADGIKIYEAVGCQDCTEGYKGRTGIYQVMPMSDEIQAIVLAGGNAMQIADAALRSGINDLRQSALVKVKNGVTSLAEINRVTKD
- a CDS encoding glycosyltransferase family 2 protein, with the translated sequence MRVSVVLPAKNEAEGLARTLPALREQWPEAEIIVVDDGSSDETAAVATGHGARVLSSPYSMGNGAAIKRGARAATGDVIVFMDADGQHSAAHIGQLLDKLAEGFDMVVGARDGSGQANFHRGLANGLYNRLASWMTGHSILDLTSGFRAARADRFREFLHLLPNGFSYPTTSTMAFFRSAYPVAYVQIPVAKRVGNGSHIRPLKDGVRFLLIIFKIATLYSPLKLFAPAGLAFFLIGSGYYGWTYATQGRFTNMSALLFSAAVIIFLIGLISEQITSLSYSRGNK
- a CDS encoding class I SAM-dependent methyltransferase; amino-acid sequence: MAVLAARARSFLRRLRSTPLHPQWLVPADLQSAPDFFSRANGDVLDIGCADRWASRHLPPGTRYIGLDYPATGVALYGARPDILADAAQLPLSDASIDTVLLLDVFEHLRCPREALQECQRVLRSGGRLLVSVPFLYPVHDAPHDYQRLTVHGLRRDIEQAGLQLEWVRHSSGSLESSGLLMCIALAGSVHEAWLRRSAWLVAAPLLLALVPIVNVGAWLGGRWLPNWPALTSGYRLVAIKP